One stretch of Balneolaceae bacterium DNA includes these proteins:
- a CDS encoding formylglycine-generating enzyme family protein has translation MDLPAMIELPGGTFRMGSASGEGFPEDGETPVREVRVDSFAISATTVTNRAFAAFVRETGYRTEAEKIGWAFVFRDFLPENLREKELSSPGQAGWWKAVEGAWWKEPEGPGSSVSRRMDHPVVQVSWNDAKAYCAWTRLRLPTEAEWEYAARGGLEGKTYPWGDELTPGGEHRCNIWQGDFPDQNTKEDGWRGTAPADAFPPNGYGLYNVAGNVWEWCADWFSADYPLLRISDNPAGPPQGTDKVIRGGSYLCHRSYCNRYRVAARSANTPDSATGNMGFRVAGDP, from the coding sequence ATGGACTTGCCAGCAATGATCGAACTGCCCGGCGGGACCTTCCGCATGGGTTCAGCCTCAGGGGAAGGATTTCCTGAAGACGGGGAGACGCCCGTGCGGGAGGTGAGGGTAGACTCTTTCGCCATCAGCGCCACAACGGTGACCAACCGTGCCTTCGCCGCCTTTGTGCGCGAGACCGGCTACCGTACGGAAGCTGAGAAGATTGGCTGGGCTTTCGTTTTCCGCGATTTCCTGCCCGAGAACCTGCGCGAAAAAGAGCTCTCCTCCCCCGGCCAGGCCGGCTGGTGGAAGGCGGTGGAGGGCGCCTGGTGGAAGGAGCCGGAGGGACCCGGGAGCTCCGTGTCCCGTCGCATGGACCACCCGGTGGTGCAGGTCTCCTGGAACGACGCGAAGGCGTACTGCGCCTGGACCCGTCTGCGCCTGCCCACCGAAGCCGAGTGGGAGTACGCTGCCCGCGGGGGACTGGAGGGAAAGACTTATCCCTGGGGCGATGAGCTGACTCCCGGCGGCGAGCACCGCTGCAACATCTGGCAAGGCGATTTCCCCGACCAAAACACCAAAGAAGACGGCTGGAGGGGCACGGCGCCGGCCGACGCTTTTCCGCCCAACGGCTACGGACTCTACAACGTGGCGGGCAACGTCTGGGAGTGGTGCGCCGACTGGTTCAGCGCCGACTACCCCCTGCTCCGAATCTCCGACAACCCGGCGGGTCCCCCGCAGGGTACCGACAAGGTAATCCGCGGTGGCTCCTACCTGTGCCACCGCTCCTACTGCAACCGCTACCGGGTGGCCGCGCGATCGGCCAACACGCCCGACAGCGCCACTGGAAATATGGGCTTTCGGGTAGCGGGAGACCCGTAA